DNA from Thermoleophilaceae bacterium:
ATTACCTGAGACCTCTCGGTGGACGCGAGCGACACGCTTCTGCGCGCCCGCCTCGGCGGTTGGATGGACCGCCTCCGCGAGGAGTGGGCGCGGCTAGACTCGTCTTCCAGCGGGGTGTAGCTCAGCTTGGTGGAGCGCCGCGTTTGGGTCGCGGAGGCCGCCGGTTCAAATCCGGCCACCCCGATTTCGGCTACCGCTGCTGGCCGAGGACCTGCGCCTTCTCGCGCGCAAACTCCTCGGCCGTCAGCGCCCCGGCCTCGTGCAGCTCGTGCAGCTTCTGGATCCTGTCGAGCGGGTCGTCGGCTGGCTGCGCGGCGGCGCCGGCGGCGAACGCCCGCGCCGCGTCATCGGTCAGGTCGGGCACGCGGAAGGTGAACTGCTCGTGGTCATCGGGGTCGTAGGCCACCTCGACCGGCTCGCCGATCCGCGGCAGCTGAACCCGCGAGATCATGAGCTTCTTGCGCACCTCGAACGGCTCCTCGCCGTCGGGCTCCACGCGCAGGATGATCTCGGCGCGCGGCGAGTTGTTCACCGTCACCCCCGTGTCCTCGATCCCGACGATGCGGGCCGGCGCGCGCCGCCCGGTGGAGAAGAGCTTCGAGGCCTTCAGCATGTCCCAGCCCACGTAGTCCGCCGACAGCGCGAGCCGCTTGCGCTGCTCGGCGATGTCGTCGATCAGCTCGTGCAGCGGCTCGCGGTCGAAGTCGCCGCGGGCGCGCGTGCCGTGGACGTACTCGCGCCAGGGCTCGCGCAGGCGGTCTCCACGCGCCACGATCTCCCGCAGCGCATCGACGCCCTCCGGCGGCGGTTCGACCTCCGCGGCCCCACGCAGGACGTCGAGCTCGGAGGCGACGTGCTTGGCGGCCTTGTTCGAGATACCGCGCCGCCCGAATCCGATGTCCCGGCCGCATCCACAGAAGCATTCCGCCATCGTCGACTGAGCCTACCCGGCGGTTACGCTTGCTGCAGGCCCCCGTAGCTCAACAGGACAGAGCGTCGGCCTTCTAAGCCGAGGGTTGCTGGTTCGAGTCCAGCCGGGGGCATGCTGGTGTCACGGCCGCTCGCTTTCGTCACCGCGGGGGCGCTGGTGTTGGGCCTGCGCGATGGCCTGTGCGGCCAGTGGAGAGGTGATCAGCACGAACAGCACCACGAGCGCCGCGCTCGTGATCATCTCCGCGCGCTCCGTGGCGAGAGAGGCGAGCATGACCAGGATGACCGCGGGTCCCGTGACCAGGCCGGCGGCATGCAGCTGGTGGAAGAGGTCCGGCCTGCGCAGCAGTCCGTAGAGGCCGATGGTCGCGAGCATGAGCCCCGTGGCGAGCAGGACGACGGCGACGACGTCGAGCAGCGTGTGGAGCATCAGAACGGCCCTCCGCGCGTGACGTATCGCGCCGCGACGAGCGTGGCCGTGAACGAGAGCAGCGCGAGCGCGAGGGCCGCATCGATGTAGTAGGAGGCCTCGCGCAGGTAGGAGAGCACCGTGAGGAGCGCGATGACGATGGCCACCAGCACGTCCAGGGCCAGTACGCGGTGCAGCGTGTCGGGCGCGCGCAGCAGGAGCAGGCCGCCCCCGAGGAGCAGCAGTGCGGCCCAGCCGAGCGCGATCTCGACGGCGAGCTCGGGCACGCGCTATGGCACCACCCTGCGCTGCCAGTCCTGAGAATGCGCGTGGCGCTCCCGGACGGCCGCTGGGTTGGTCGCGTCGACGAGGTGGACGAGCAGCACGTCACGCGCCTCGTCCACGTGGACGACCACCTCGTCGGGGCTCAGGCCGGTGAGCACGCCCCACATCGCGACGTTGACGGGCGAGCGCCCGGCGCGCGGGATCTCCAGGAGGCCCGGTTCCGTGGCGGCTCCCAGGCAGAAGCGTGCGGTCCGCCAGCTGCCGCGCGTGATCTCGGCGGCCGTCTGCAGCAGGACAACGCCCGCCGCGCGAAGCCGGGTCGCCGGTGATGCTGCGGCGCGCTGCCCTGAACCATGCCGGTCGCGGGAGCGCAGTGCGAACGCCACAGCCAGGCCGAGCAGGCCGCCGATCACGACGTCACCCGGAGCCAGGCTGCTGAGAACGAGCAGGTAGACGGCCGTGAGCCCGGTGGCGCGCAGCACGATCGGCGTCATCTGTCCCGTCCGGGCAGCGCCGCGGCGGCATCCTGGCTGAGGGCGAGCAGCGGCTCGGGCCACAGGCCGGCGGCCAGGACGAGCAGCGCGAGCACCGCGATGAGCGCCTGCTGCGGCCATCCACTGCGGCCGCCGGTTCGCTCGCCGCGCCAGAAGTCGTACTGGTAGACCTGAAGGACGTAGACGAGGGACAGCGCGCCGCCGAGGAAGAGCAGGACGATGAGCGCCGGGCTGTCACTCGCGGCGCGGAACATCTCCAGCTTCCCCACGAAGCCCGCGGCGGGCGGCACGCCGGCCACGCTGAGCGCGCCCACAGCGAACGCCGCCCCCACGAGCGCTCCGCGCATCCCGGCGGTGAGGAACAGCAGGGTCTTGTTGAAGGCGTTGACGACCGTGTAGAGGATGGCGGCGCCGAACCCCACCGGTCCTCCCACGCCGATGGCCACCAGGACGTAGCCCACCTGGCCGATGGCGGAGTAGGCGAGCATCTCGCTCGCCGTGCGGCGGGAGACGGCGAGCACTCCGCCGTACACGATGGACGCGCAGCCGATGACGATCATCGCCGTGGCGGCCAGCTCGAGCTCGCGGGGCAGCAGCTCGCCGCCGAAGCGCAGCACGCCGTACACCCCGATGTTTGCCAGCCCGCCGCTGAGGATCGCCGCCACGGCGGGCGGTGTCGCCGTGTACACCGTGGGAAGCCAGAAGTGGAACGGGAACAGCCCGAGCTTCACGCTGAAGGCGATGAAGAACCCGACGGCGATGAGGAGCGCCGCGTTGGCCTCGACGCCGTCCATGCGCGCGGCGACCTCCGCCATGCTCAGGGTGCCGGTCACGTGGTAGAGGCCCGCCACCGACAGCAGGAACACGAACGTGCCCAGCAGGTTGACCATCGTGAACACGAGCGCCCCGCCCAGCTCCCGGCGCGCTCCGCCGTAGGTCGCGAGCACGTAGGAGGCGGTCATCGCCAGCTCGAAGAAGACGTAGAAGTTGAACACGTCACCGGTGAGGAACACGCCCGTCAGCCCGGTGGCCAGCAGCAGGACGAGCCCCGGGAACACGCGCTCGCGCACGCCCTCGAGCACCTCGTGGATCGTCGCGGCCAGCAGCGCCAGGGAGGACAGCAGCGCGAACAGCACGCCGAGCGCGTCGGCACGGAGTGTGATGCCCACGCCCGCCGGCCAGTCCCCGGTGGTCCCTGCGACCTGCCCGTCCGACAGCACGGAGACGGCAAGCACCACGAGCGCCGCCAGGTTGGCTGCAAGCGCGGCCACGGCGAGCCAGCCGACCAGGCGCCGGCGGCCGTCGAGGATCACGAGCACGATGCCGGCGGCCCACGGGACGACCAGCGAGAGCGCCAGGGCGGTCACCGAGCCGCCTCCTCCTCGGCCCTGTGCTCGGCCGCATCGTCGCGCTCGAGCCGCGCCTCGCGCTCGGCCTCTTCGCGGCCCACCTCGTCGAGCTCCTCGGTGCGGTAGGCCAGCACCACGCGGAGGATCAGGACGCTCAGGAGGGCCGTGACCGCCAGGCCGATGACGATGGCGGTGAGCGCCATCGCCTGGCTGAGCGGGTCGCTGATCTCTCCATCCGGCAGCGGGTAGATCGGCGCGTTACCGCGGGTGAGGCCGGATGCGATCAGCGTGAGCACGGCCGATTGGGAGATCACGACGACGCCGAGGACCAGGCGCACGAGGTCGCGGTTGAGCAGCAGGTAGGCGCCCGTCCCGAACAGGATCGACGCGGCCAGAGCGAAGACCAGCCTCATGCGTCGGCGTCCTGGACGAGCCTGGCGAGCTGATGCACGAGCACGACGAGCGTGCTCGTGACCAGGACGAACAAGCCGACGTCGAAGGCGACCGCCGTGGTCAGCTCGAGCGTGCCGATCTCGATCACGGACTCGCCGGGAGCGGGGAGGTGGGTGAACGGCGGATCACCGAGCGCGACGGGGAAGAAGCCGGCCGCGAGCGCGACGAGCAGCCCGCACGCCGCGGCCTCGGGCGCGCGCCTGAGGATCGGCAGCGTGCGCTCGGCGTGCTCATGGCCGAGAGCGATGTAGCGGAGCGAGATGGCCAGGGCCACGATCACGCCGGCGCTGAAGCCGTCGCCCACGTCGGAGTAGCCCTTCACGATGAGGGCCGCGGCCACCATCAGGGCCGGGCCCAGCAGTCGTGGCGCCACCACCTCGATGATCACGCTCACCAGCCCCTTCCGTGGCGAAGGAGGCTCGCGACGCCGATCACGGCTGTGGCGAGCACGGTGATCTCGACCATCGTGTCCAGGCCGCGGAAGTCGGCCAGGATCACCGTCACCACGTCCCCCCCGTGCGCGTCCGGTGTTGCCTGCACCTGCTCGGCGGCGTCGCTGGAGGCCACGGTCGGACGCGACAGCGCCGCCCAGATGGTCACGAACGCCGCCACCCCGGCCACGACCCCGGCGGCGAGATTGCGCCGGGGGTGGCTCCGCCGCCGGGAGTGCGGCGTTCCACGCGCCTCGGAGCGGGGGAGACGCGAGAAGACGCCGACGAACACGAGCGTGATCACCGTCTCCACGACGACCGCCACGAGCGCCACGTCGGGAGCCCCCACCATCGCGTAGACCGCAGCCAGCGCGAACCCGAGCACCGACAGCGCAAGCACCGGGCGCAGCCGCCCCGCGTCGCGCGCAGCCGTCAGCGCGGCAGCCACGACGAGCCCGAGGAGCACGACGATCGGCACGTCGCCGGCGGCCAGGTCTCCGACGTCGTAGGAGCCGCTTGTCGGAGTGGTCAGGAAGGCGGCGGCCACGAGCATGCCTCCGGGGACGAACACGGCCGCGAGGCTCCGCCGCAGGTCGCGGACCTCCGCATCGTGCACGTAGTCCGAGAACCGGTTCAGCCCGCGCAGCGCGAGGCCGTAGACGCGCCGCGGGCCCATGACGTCGCCGGCTCGCCCGACGACGTGCACGATCCGGGTGCGAGCTACCGGGAAAAGCAGGGCCAGGGCGCCCAGCGCCCACGCCGCCAGCGCCATCAGGTTCTCCGCGCGCGCGTCGAGGTGGTAGGCGGGCGACACCTGCACGGCGCCGGCGTGGGTCACGGCGGCGGCGTCCTGCGCCAGTTGTGCGAACGGGTCCACGACGACGCCTCCGGCCAGGGCCACGCCCGCAAGGGCCACCACCGGTGCCACCAGCAGGGCCGGGACGCCGTGCGCGGGCGTTCCGAGGGCGCCCGTGAACAGCCCCAGCCAGAAGCGGCCGATGTAGGCGAACGTCAGCGCCGCCGCGAGCACGGCCATGACCTGCACCGCCGGGTGGGCGTCGAGGGCGGCGGCGAAGAACAGCTCGTCCTTGAAGAACCCCAGGGTGAGCGGGAGCGCCGCCAGCGTGGCGGCGGCCAGGCCGCTGGCCACCGCCAGGGTTGGCATCTGCCGGCCGAGCCCGCCGAGTTGCGACAGCCGCGACTCCCCCGTGGCCGTGGTCACGGCGCCGGCCGTCATGAACAGCGCGCTCTTCGCGATCGCGTGGGTGACCACGTACAGCGCGGCCGCCCCGGCGGCCTTCGCCCCACCGATTCCGTAGAGCGCCACCACGTAGCCGTACTGGGAGATGGTGGAGTGCGCGAGTATCTGCTTGAGATCGTCCTGTGCCAGCGCGAGGGCGCCGCCCACGACGATCGAGGCGAGGCCCACGATGAGCAGCCCGTCGAGCACCACGTCGCTCTGGGCCAGCAGCGGGTGCACCCGCCCCAGGACGAGCACGCCCGCTGCCACCATCGCGGCCGAATGCAGGTAGGCGGAGACCGGCGTGGGCGCGGCCATTGCGCGCGGCAGCCAGAAGTGCAGCGGCACCTGCGCGCTCTTCCCGAGCGCGGCGACGGCGATCAGGGCCCCGGCGGCCGCCGTCGTGGGCCCGGCCTCGGCGCGCTCGAACAGCTCGGTCAGCGAGAAGCTGCCGTACTCCGAATACAGCAGGACCGCTCCGATGAGCATGCACACCGCGCTGACCCCCGTCACCAGCAGCGCCATGAGCGCCGCGCCGCGCGCCTCGCGCTTCTCGCGGTCGAACCCGATCAGGAAGTACGAGGCGACCGCCGTCAGGTCGAAGAAGAGGAACAGCAGGATGAGGTCACGCGCACACGCGAGCCCGACCATCGCCGCCATGAACAGCACCATCCACGCCCAGAAGCGCCGCCCCTCGCGCCTCGACCTGCCCTCGTGCTCGAGGTGCAGCGGCAGATAGCCGGCGCCGTAGGCGAACACGGCTGCTCCGATGCCGGTGGCGAGGAGCCCGTAGAGGGCCCCGAGCCCGTCGAGCCGCAGATCCAGGCGGAGCCCGAGGGTTGGCGCCCACGGAATGTCCAGGCCGGCGCCCCCGGTCTGCCAGAGGGCCAGGCAGGCGGCGAAGCCCGCGACCGCGGTCGCCACCGCCGTCCATGCAAGGACGCCTGCGCGCCTGGGGGTGGGCTCGGCGCTCCCGGTCTGGCCACTCTCCTCGGGCACGTGGAGCGGCAACCTTACGCACGTGGGCGCCGCGGTCGTGCCGGCGCCGCCCGGCCGCACGACGGTGAACGATTTCGTACAGACGTCCACCCCGTGGTTGCGAAACGTCCGGGGTGGGGATCACAATGGTCCCAGAGCAATCAAGGAGTGCAGGTGGCGTCAGTACTGGTCGAGGGAATCCTGGGGCATGTCCTCGTTGCCGTCGAATGGCGGGACGGCGAGGTCAGCGGCAGCCCCGTTCTCCTCAAGAGCATCGAGCAGGCGGCCCGCAAGCACGGCGGCCGCCACTACGACGATCCGCTTGCGTTCGCGGCCCTCGCCACGAGCGCGGTGGAGCGCTACAGCGACTCGCCCGCGCGCGTGAGGACCGAGGGCGTCAGCGAGTCCATCGAGCGCGGCATGGCCGGCGTCGCCGGCCGCTGACGCACCGGACCGCCGCTTGTTTTACCCTCTCCCGCGGACATGGCCACCTGTCTAGTCACCGGCGGCGCCGGCTTCCTCGGCTCGCACCTCTGCGATCGCCTGCTCGAGCAGGGCCACAACGTCATCTGCGTGGACAACCTCGAGACCGGCTCGCTCAAGAACATCAAGCACATCCGCCGGGCCGAGTTCCGCTTCGCCAACATCGACATCACGGAGCACTACGAGGTCGAGGAGGACGTCGACTTCGTCTACCACATGGCCTCGCCGGCCAGCCCGATCGACTACGCCCGGCTGCCGCTCCACACACTCAAGGTCGGGGCCTACGGCACGCACAACACGGTCGGCCTCGCCAAGTTCAAGCGCGCGCGCTTCCTGCTGGCCTCCACCTCCGAGGTGTACGGCGACCCGCTGATCCACCCCCAGCCCGAGAGCTACTGGGGCAACGTCAACCCCATCGGGCCGCGTGGCGTGTACGACGAGGCCAAGCGCTACGCCGAGGCGCTCACGATGGCCTACCTGCGCCAGCAGGGCGTGGACACGTGCATCGCAAGGATCTTCAACACCTTCGGCCCTCGAATGAGGCCCCACGACGGCCGCGCCATCCCCACCTTCCTGCAGCAGGCGCTCACCGACAAGCCGGTCACGGTCTTCGGCGACGGCTCGCAGACACGCAGCTTCTGCTACGTCGACGACCTCATCCACGGCCTCGTGCTGCTGGCGGACTCAGGGGTGCACGAGCCGGTGAACATCGGCAACCCGGAAGAGATGACGCTGCTCGAGATGGCGCGCGCGGTGGTCGAGCTCACGGAGTCGCGCTCGGAGATCGTCTTCGAAGCTCTGCCGGTGGACGATCCCAAGGTGCGCCAGCCCGACATCACCCGCGCGCGCGATCTGCTCGGCTGGCAGCCGGAGGTCGACTTGCGCGAGGGGCTCGCCAAGACCATCGAGCACGCGGTCGCCAGTCTCGGCCAGACGCCCTGACCCATGAGCTCCGAGGCCAAGAACCTCGAAGCCATCAGCCGGGCGGTTGATCTCCACAACGAGCGCTGCCAGTGGCCGGCGGTCGCCGTGGCCATGAACCCGTACGAGGTCGAGCGCCTGGGATGGGACAGCATCCGCGGTCTCCCCATCCGCCCCGACCCCAACATCGGCACGGGCCGCTTCCACGTCGTGTGCGCGCGTGAGGAGCCCGGCTTCGAGGAGGACGAGGTCGAGGCCGTCTCGACGCGCTTCGTGAGCGTCGAGAACTAGCTCGCCGGCCCGCCGTCGAGCGTCACCTCGAAGCGCCCGCGCTCGCCTGCAGCCGCCATCAGCCGCCCGATTTCGTCGTCGTGGCACACGACTTCGAGCGTGCCGTGGCGCTGCCCGAGGACGCGCCCCGTCTGGACGATGATCGCGATGAGGCTGAAATCGAGCCGCGTGACGCCGCGGACGTCCACCACGAGGCGCCGGCACTGCTCGTCGACGGCGTGCGTGAGGCTCGCGTTGAGCTCCGCGGCCGCGTAGAGATCGAGCTCTCCTTCGAGTTCGACCACGGTGGTGAGCGCGTCGAGTGAGCGCTCCTTGATGGTCATGCCCACGACGGGCCCGTATTCGGGTCGGGCGAGTCCATTCGCTTTTCTACCTCCTTGTCCCGGGGCCAGCCGGGGTCCGCCCACTGTAGTCGCTGTCTCCCATCCGCGCGACGGGCCCGCTGCTAGATTCGGTCGCGCTTGGTGGGCGTAGCTCAGTTGGTAGAGCTCCTGGTTGTGGTCCAGGCGGTCGCGGGTTCGAGTCCCGTCGCTCACCTTCTCCGAAGGCCCTGCGTGGCGGGCCCTTTTCTCTTGCCGGCTGCTCTGGGTCTGCGGCCGGGGCATCAATCGAGGCATCAATTGCGTGCCGTGGGCGCTCGCTTTCCTCGCCGTTTTGGCGATGACGGCATGGAGGATCAGCACCGTGGGACGACGTCCACACGGCACCAGATCGCTGTTCGTACGGGTCGACAGCCGCGGCCGCGAGGCCTGGTACGGGCAGTGGCGCGCCGGCGGCCGGCTGGTCAAGCGCCGCATAGGGCCCAAGCGGCGTCCGAACACGAGTGCGGGACTGACGAAGGGGGCTGCTGAGCGGGAGCTGCGCAGGCTGATCGAGTCGGTGACGGTCCCGGTCGAGGTGATGGACGTCGCGGAGGCGGGCCGGCGCTGGCTTGAGCATCTCGAGGCGATCGGCCGGCGGCGTTCGACGCTGATGGACTACGAGTCGGCGGTACGCGTGCACCTGGTCCCGTTCTTCGGCGCGCGTCCGATCGCAAGGATCACGCCGGATGACGTGGAGCGGTTCATGGCACTCAAGCGGCGCGAGGGTCGGTCGCCCAAGAGCATCCGAAACTGGCTCGGGGTGCTGCACAGCCTCCTGACCTACGCGGAGCGGCGCCCGGCGGCTGGGCTTCTTACGAGCCCGCCGCAACGCCGGGCCGTCACAATTGCCGCAGGCTGGCGCTGCCTAAGGGTGCCGCTTCACGCGAGAGCGGTAGCGCCGGAGGCTAGGTCTGGGGCCCGTCCGCCGGCAGACCCCGGATGATGGCTTTCGCGAAGCGCTGCATCGGCTCGATGAGCTCGTCGAGCCGATGTGCGATTCCGCGGCGAGCGTAGTCGTGTGCGTGCGCCTCGGCGACGATGACAATGCTCGAGCAAGCGAAGTCGTCGACGATCGGAAGCGTCGGCTCCTCTCGGCGGGCTCTGGCGCTGACCGCCCGGTTGAGTCTCGTCCACTGTTCGATTGCCCGCCACCGCGCGGCAAGCCCGGCTGGCCCGACCGCATGGATCTCGACCATCGTGGGGATCGCCTGATCGGGCTTTTCGGCCCCCCAGCGGAAGAAGGCCGCGATCCCCGCGTCAAGTGCCGCGCCCCACGTCTGCGCGTCACGGCTTGCTTCGATCGCAGCGGCGATGAATTCGGCTGTGATCTGATCGTAGGCCTCGACGAAGCACTCCTCTTTGCTTTCGAAATGCTCGTAGAAGGCGCTACGTGACGTGCTGGCTGCTTGCACGATGTCCGCAATGGTCGTGCGCTGGACACCTTTGACGGCGGCACAGGCGACGATCGCGCGCAGGAGCCGCTGGCGCTGAATGACGGCGACCTCCTCGGGAGAGAGGCCGTGGCGCCCGCGCAGGTCCTGACGGATCTCGTTTGACTCGAGCGCCCGCATGGTGGTACCGTAGCGTACTTCTAGAACGTACGCACAAGTACTTTCTTCGCTGCGCCGGCGGGAGATCGAATGAGCAGGGCGTTAATGGCGGTACTAGTCGGGGGGTTATCGGGTTGGGTTGCGGCCGCAGCTCCGTACCCAGATACGCCCGCCCGAGCGACGCCCTACGAGGGCGATCCGTCCTTTGATCAGCCTGAAGCTGTCATGAGCGAGGCGGTCAGCTGCCCGCTGGGGTTCCCGAACGCTCGCCCGGTGCTCCTTGTGCATGGGACGGGCAGCACCGGTGAGGAGAGCTGGGCTCGCAGCTACATGAAGGCGCTGCCACCTCAGGGCTTCGACCCGTGCACGGTCACCATGCCTGGGCGTACCACCGGCGACGCGCAGCTCTCGTCACAGCATGTCGCCTACGCACTCCGGAGAGTCGCCCATGAGTCGGGCGAACAGGTGGCGGTGATCGGGCATTCGCAGGGCGCTCTAAACGCGCGATGGGCTCTCAAGTTCTGGCCATCCACGCGCGCGTTGGTCACCGACTACGTCTCAATCGCCGGACCGCATCACGGCACGACAATCGCCGACCAGTGGTGCGGGTTCGGCTCATGTCCGCCGGCGCTGTGGCAGCAGCCCCGGGACTCTGACTTCATCACAAACCTCAACCGCGGGTTCGAGGTGGTGCCGGGCGTGGCCACGACGAGCGTCTACACGGAGACCGACGAGGTCGTTCAGCCCCAGGCCAACGGCCCGGATGCGACGTCCTGGCTGAAGGGCGCAGCGAACTTCTCGGTGCAAGCGCTCTGCCCCGGAAGGGCCGTCGGACACGCGGAGGCCCTGTCCGACGGAGTCGTCTTCACCATCCTTGTCGATGCTCTACGTCACCGTGGGCCCGCGGATGCGACCCGGCTGCCGCGAGCACTCTGCAGCACAACTACCACCCCGGGGGAGACTGCAAGCGACATCGCATACATCACGGCCGTCGGTTATGCGCTGGCCATCGCGGCGGCCGCAGCAGCGCCACCGGTGACGAGCGAGCCCGCACCCAGCTGCTATGTGACCTTGAGCTGTATCCCGCGGTCGGTCAACACCTGCCAACACAGGCGATGCTCCCCCAAACTCCGGCTTGTTCGGACCCGCTGGTCAGACCGTCATGTTTACGTCAGGGGTCAGATTGTCTCGGCAGCTGGACGACCGGTCGTCGTCCGCTTTTCTTGCGCACGCCGTGGCTCGACCGTCCGGCGGACTTCGAGGCCGAGAGCCGGGCGCTGGAGCCTCCGCCTTAGGAGTCCACGTGCCTGCTCGCGAACCAGTCGGGCGCGCGTGGTTGTCCGATACGTCGGCGACAGCAGGCACCTACCGCAGCGGATCAAGCGGACCCTCCGTCGCACACGTATCCGGCTGCGCACCGGAATGGATCACAACGACGAGGCAACGAGGAGGGCGAATGTCAGCCGATCTCAACGATGACCTTGGCGGGGAGCTTGCTCCGGCGCCTGCACGGCAGGCAGCCGGCGCGGCCGGCCCAGAGGCAAGCGCCTCGGCGGCCAAGTCCTTGCGGCAGAGCATGTCCCGCCGTCGGTTCCTGGCGACATCAGCCGCCGGGGCCGTTGGGATCCTGGCCCCTCAGAGCGTGGCGCAAGCACGCGTCGCCTCGCGTGCGGACCGCTCGCATCTATTGGCCGGCGGTCAATTCAGCGAGGGAGTCCTCTCGGGCGACCCAACGCCAGATGGAATAACCCTGCTATCCAGGCTGGGCTGCGTCGAAGCGCCAGGGCAGGTGCTGATCGAGGTCGCCACCGATCCCGGCTTCAGTGAGGTCGTCGCGTCTCAGAAGGTCAACACGAGCGACAACGTCGACCACAACGTCAAGGCCCGAGTCACCGGGTTGCGACCAGGAGAGCGGTACTACTACCGCTTCGCCGGCAAGACAGCCGAATCTCCCGTCGGTCGCTTTCAAACCGCGCTCCCCG
Protein-coding regions in this window:
- a CDS encoding monovalent cation/H(+) antiporter subunit G, whose protein sequence is MLHTLLDVVAVVLLATGLMLATIGLYGLLRRPDLFHQLHAAGLVTGPAVILVMLASLATERAEMITSAALVVLFVLITSPLAAQAIAQAQHQRPRGDESERP
- a CDS encoding Na+/H+ antiporter subunit E, whose protein sequence is MTPIVLRATGLTAVYLLVLSSLAPGDVVIGGLLGLAVAFALRSRDRHGSGQRAAASPATRLRAAGVVLLQTAAEITRGSWRTARFCLGAATEPGLLEIPRAGRSPVNVAMWGVLTGLSPDEVVVHVDEARDVLLVHLVDATNPAAVRERHAHSQDWQRRVVP
- a CDS encoding SHOCT domain-containing protein, translating into MAECFCGCGRDIGFGRRGISNKAAKHVASELDVLRGAAEVEPPPEGVDALREIVARGDRLREPWREYVHGTRARGDFDREPLHELIDDIAEQRKRLALSADYVGWDMLKASKLFSTGRRAPARIVGIEDTGVTVNNSPRAEIILRVEPDGEEPFEVRKKLMISRVQLPRIGEPVEVAYDPDDHEQFTFRVPDLTDDAARAFAAGAAAQPADDPLDRIQKLHELHEAGALTAEEFAREKAQVLGQQR
- the mbhE gene encoding hydrogen gas-evolving membrane-bound hydrogenase subunit E, with the translated sequence MDVCTKSFTVVRPGGAGTTAAPTCVRLPLHVPEESGQTGSAEPTPRRAGVLAWTAVATAVAGFAACLALWQTGGAGLDIPWAPTLGLRLDLRLDGLGALYGLLATGIGAAVFAYGAGYLPLHLEHEGRSRREGRRFWAWMVLFMAAMVGLACARDLILLFLFFDLTAVASYFLIGFDREKREARGAALMALLVTGVSAVCMLIGAVLLYSEYGSFSLTELFERAEAGPTTAAAGALIAVAALGKSAQVPLHFWLPRAMAAPTPVSAYLHSAAMVAAGVLVLGRVHPLLAQSDVVLDGLLIVGLASIVVGGALALAQDDLKQILAHSTISQYGYVVALYGIGGAKAAGAAALYVVTHAIAKSALFMTAGAVTTATGESRLSQLGGLGRQMPTLAVASGLAAATLAALPLTLGFFKDELFFAAALDAHPAVQVMAVLAAALTFAYIGRFWLGLFTGALGTPAHGVPALLVAPVVALAGVALAGGVVVDPFAQLAQDAAAVTHAGAVQVSPAYHLDARAENLMALAAWALGALALLFPVARTRIVHVVGRAGDVMGPRRVYGLALRGLNRFSDYVHDAEVRDLRRSLAAVFVPGGMLVAAAFLTTPTSGSYDVGDLAAGDVPIVVLLGLVVAAALTAARDAGRLRPVLALSVLGFALAAVYAMVGAPDVALVAVVVETVITLVFVGVFSRLPRSEARGTPHSRRRSHPRRNLAAGVVAGVAAFVTIWAALSRPTVASSDAAEQVQATPDAHGGDVVTVILADFRGLDTMVEITVLATAVIGVASLLRHGRGW
- a CDS encoding proton-conducting transporter membrane subunit; translated protein: MTALALSLVVPWAAGIVLVILDGRRRLVGWLAVAALAANLAALVVLAVSVLSDGQVAGTTGDWPAGVGITLRADALGVLFALLSSLALLAATIHEVLEGVRERVFPGLVLLLATGLTGVFLTGDVFNFYVFFELAMTASYVLATYGGARRELGGALVFTMVNLLGTFVFLLSVAGLYHVTGTLSMAEVAARMDGVEANAALLIAVGFFIAFSVKLGLFPFHFWLPTVYTATPPAVAAILSGGLANIGVYGVLRFGGELLPRELELAATAMIVIGCASIVYGGVLAVSRRTASEMLAYSAIGQVGYVLVAIGVGGPVGFGAAILYTVVNAFNKTLLFLTAGMRGALVGAAFAVGALSVAGVPPAAGFVGKLEMFRAASDSPALIVLLFLGGALSLVYVLQVYQYDFWRGERTGGRSGWPQQALIAVLALLVLAAGLWPEPLLALSQDAAAALPGRDR
- a CDS encoding STAS domain-containing protein; protein product: MTIKERSLDALTTVVELEGELDLYAAAELNASLTHAVDEQCRRLVVDVRGVTRLDFSLIAIIVQTGRVLGQRHGTLEVVCHDDEIGRLMAAAGERGRFEVTLDGGPAS
- a CDS encoding NADH-quinone oxidoreductase subunit K gives rise to the protein MRLVFALAASILFGTGAYLLLNRDLVRLVLGVVVISQSAVLTLIASGLTRGNAPIYPLPDGEISDPLSQAMALTAIVIGLAVTALLSVLILRVVLAYRTEELDEVGREEAEREARLERDDAAEHRAEEEAAR
- a CDS encoding TetR family transcriptional regulator, whose translation is MRALESNEIRQDLRGRHGLSPEEVAVIQRQRLLRAIVACAAVKGVQRTTIADIVQAASTSRSAFYEHFESKEECFVEAYDQITAEFIAAAIEASRDAQTWGAALDAGIAAFFRWGAEKPDQAIPTMVEIHAVGPAGLAARWRAIEQWTRLNRAVSARARREEPTLPIVDDFACSSIVIVAEAHAHDYARRGIAHRLDELIEPMQRFAKAIIRGLPADGPQT
- a CDS encoding monovalent cation/H+ antiporter complex subunit F, with the protein product MPELAVEIALGWAALLLLGGGLLLLRAPDTLHRVLALDVLVAIVIALLTVLSYLREASYYIDAALALALLSFTATLVAARYVTRGGPF
- a CDS encoding site-specific integrase, with product MPWALAFLAVLAMTAWRISTVGRRPHGTRSLFVRVDSRGREAWYGQWRAGGRLVKRRIGPKRRPNTSAGLTKGAAERELRRLIESVTVPVEVMDVAEAGRRWLEHLEAIGRRRSTLMDYESAVRVHLVPFFGARPIARITPDDVERFMALKRREGRSPKSIRNWLGVLHSLLTYAERRPAAGLLTSPPQRRAVTIAAGWRCLRVPLHARAVAPEARSGARPPADPG
- a CDS encoding UDP-glucuronic acid decarboxylase family protein, whose amino-acid sequence is MATCLVTGGAGFLGSHLCDRLLEQGHNVICVDNLETGSLKNIKHIRRAEFRFANIDITEHYEVEEDVDFVYHMASPASPIDYARLPLHTLKVGAYGTHNTVGLAKFKRARFLLASTSEVYGDPLIHPQPESYWGNVNPIGPRGVYDEAKRYAEALTMAYLRQQGVDTCIARIFNTFGPRMRPHDGRAIPTFLQQALTDKPVTVFGDGSQTRSFCYVDDLIHGLVLLADSGVHEPVNIGNPEEMTLLEMARAVVELTESRSEIVFEALPVDDPKVRQPDITRARDLLGWQPEVDLREGLAKTIEHAVASLGQTP
- a CDS encoding MnhB domain-containing protein; its protein translation is MSVIIEVVAPRLLGPALMVAAALIVKGYSDVGDGFSAGVIVALAISLRYIALGHEHAERTLPILRRAPEAAACGLLVALAAGFFPVALGDPPFTHLPAPGESVIEIGTLELTTAVAFDVGLFVLVTSTLVVLVHQLARLVQDADA